The Streptomyces sp. NBC_01275 genome has a segment encoding these proteins:
- a CDS encoding TetR family transcriptional regulator, which yields MPAEAKANKAQPSPLTERQQARRRRILHASAQLASRGGFDAVQMREVAESSQVALGTLYRYFPSKVHLLVATMQDQLEHMHGTVRKKPPAGEKAADRVAETLMRAFRALQREPHLADAMVRALTFADRSVSPEVDQVSRQTTAIILDAMGLEHPTPEQLSAVRVIEHTWHSALITWLSGRASIAQVRIDIETVCRLIDVTDPDADTHD from the coding sequence ATGCCTGCGGAAGCCAAGGCGAACAAGGCGCAGCCCTCGCCCCTCACGGAGCGGCAGCAGGCGCGCCGCCGCCGCATCCTGCACGCGAGCGCGCAGCTGGCCAGCCGGGGCGGTTTCGACGCGGTGCAGATGCGGGAGGTGGCCGAGTCCTCGCAGGTCGCCCTCGGCACGCTCTACCGCTACTTCCCTTCCAAGGTGCATCTGTTGGTCGCCACGATGCAGGACCAGCTGGAGCACATGCACGGCACGGTGCGCAAGAAGCCCCCGGCGGGCGAGAAGGCGGCGGACCGGGTCGCGGAGACGCTGATGCGCGCCTTCCGCGCCCTCCAGCGCGAGCCGCACCTGGCCGACGCGATGGTCCGTGCCCTGACCTTCGCCGACCGCAGCGTCTCCCCCGAGGTCGACCAGGTCTCCCGTCAGACGACGGCGATCATCCTTGACGCGATGGGCCTGGAGCACCCGACGCCCGAGCAGCTCTCCGCGGTCCGGGTCATCGAGCACACCTGGCACTCGGCCCTCATCACCTGGCTGTCGGGCCGCGCGTCCATCGCCCAGGTCCGCATCGACATCGAGACGGTCTGCCGCCTGATCGACGTGACGGACCCGGACGCGGACACGCACGACTGA
- a CDS encoding ferredoxin, producing MGVHPVRTEPSLGAGDRWHVEVDRSLCIGSAQCLHHAPDGFRLDSARQSHPVDPDTDANERVLEAAESCPVEAIVITLMGSGEPVFPPEE from the coding sequence ATGGGGGTGCATCCCGTGCGAACGGAGCCGAGCCTGGGCGCGGGCGACCGCTGGCACGTCGAGGTCGACCGCTCCCTGTGCATCGGCTCCGCCCAGTGCCTCCACCACGCCCCGGACGGCTTCCGGCTCGACTCCGCCCGGCAGTCCCACCCGGTCGACCCCGACACGGACGCGAACGAACGGGTCCTGGAGGCGGCGGAGAGCTGCCCGGTGGAGGCGATCGTGATCACGCTGATGGGGAGTGGGGAGCCGGTGTTCCCGCCGGAGGAATGA
- a CDS encoding aldehyde dehydrogenase, with protein sequence MAELVEHGQLFIGGELTDPLGKGVIEVISPHTEEVIGRVPHASTADVDRAVAVARRAFDEGPWPRLPLDERIAVVTRIKDGIAARHEEIARVISSENGSPYSWSVLAQALGAMMVWDAAITVARNFTYEERRDGVLGRILVRREPVGVVAAVVPWNVPQFVAAAKLAPALLTGCTVVLKPSPESPLDAYLLAEIARDAGLPEGVLSILPADREVSEYLVGHPGVDKVSFTGSVAAGKRVMEVAARNLTRVTLELGGKSAAVVLPDADITTSVPGIVSAAWMNNGQACVAQTRILLPRSRYDEFADAFAAAASALVVGDPLDPATQVGPLVARRQQQRNLDYIRIGQEEGAKVLTGGGRPPGLDRGWYVEPTLFGDVDNSMRIAREEIFGPVICLLPYGDESEALKIANDSDYGLSGSVWTADVAHGIEVARQVRTGTYSVNTFSLDMLGPFGGYKNSGLGREFGPEGFGEYLEHKMIHLPAGWEG encoded by the coding sequence ATGGCCGAGCTCGTGGAACACGGACAGCTGTTCATCGGCGGGGAACTGACCGACCCGCTGGGCAAGGGCGTCATCGAGGTGATCTCGCCGCACACCGAGGAGGTCATCGGGCGGGTGCCGCACGCGTCGACGGCCGACGTCGACCGGGCGGTGGCCGTGGCGCGGCGGGCCTTCGACGAGGGGCCCTGGCCCCGGCTCCCGCTCGACGAGCGGATCGCCGTCGTCACCCGCATCAAGGACGGGATCGCCGCCCGGCACGAGGAGATCGCCCGCGTCATCTCCTCCGAGAACGGCTCCCCGTACTCCTGGAGCGTCCTCGCGCAGGCCCTCGGCGCGATGATGGTCTGGGACGCGGCGATCACGGTCGCCCGGAACTTCACCTACGAGGAGCGGCGCGACGGGGTTCTGGGGCGCATCCTCGTCCGGCGTGAGCCGGTGGGCGTGGTCGCGGCCGTGGTCCCCTGGAACGTCCCGCAGTTCGTCGCCGCCGCCAAGCTCGCGCCCGCGCTGCTCACCGGCTGCACGGTGGTGCTCAAGCCGTCGCCCGAGTCCCCGCTGGACGCCTACCTCCTCGCCGAGATCGCGCGGGACGCCGGTCTGCCCGAGGGCGTTCTGTCGATCCTTCCGGCGGACCGCGAGGTGAGCGAGTACCTGGTCGGACACCCCGGCGTCGACAAGGTCTCCTTCACGGGGTCGGTCGCGGCCGGCAAACGGGTCATGGAGGTGGCGGCCAGGAACCTGACCCGGGTGACCCTGGAGCTCGGCGGCAAGTCGGCGGCCGTCGTCCTGCCCGACGCGGACATCACGACGTCCGTCCCCGGCATCGTCTCGGCGGCCTGGATGAACAACGGGCAGGCCTGCGTCGCCCAGACCCGCATCCTGCTGCCGCGCTCCCGCTACGACGAGTTCGCGGACGCCTTCGCCGCGGCGGCGAGCGCCCTGGTCGTCGGCGACCCGCTGGACCCGGCGACCCAGGTCGGCCCGCTGGTCGCCAGGCGGCAGCAGCAGCGCAACCTCGACTACATCCGCATCGGCCAGGAGGAGGGCGCGAAGGTCCTCACGGGCGGCGGCCGTCCACCGGGTCTGGACCGGGGCTGGTACGTCGAGCCGACCCTCTTCGGCGACGTCGACAACTCCATGCGGATAGCCCGGGAGGAGATCTTCGGCCCGGTGATCTGCCTGCTTCCCTACGGCGACGAGTCCGAGGCGCTGAAGATCGCCAACGACTCCGACTACGGCCTCAGCGGCAGCGTGTGGACGGCGGACGTGGCGCACGGCATCGAGGTCGCCCGTCAGGTCCGTACCGGCACCTACTCCGTCAACACCTTCAGCCTCGACATGCTCGGCCCGTTCGGCGGCTACAAGAACTCAGGTCTGGGGCGGGAGTTCGGCCCGGAGGGCTTCGGCGAGTACCTCGAGCACAAGATGATCCACCTCCCGGCCGGCTGGGAGGGCTGA
- a CDS encoding MBL fold metallo-hydrolase — MAPVHDHGGGVRSLRVPIPDNPLGHTLVYVVDTDRGPVLIDTGWDDPASWDALAAGLTACGTSVAELHGVVVTHHHPDHHGLSGQVREASGAWVAMHAADAAIVRRARETRPERWYTYMADKLTTAGAPEEHIAPLRTPPARRRPLPGLAPALPDREIVPGELLALPGRRLRAIWTPGHTPGHVCLHLEEEHPARLPGHGRLFSGDHLLPEITPHIGLYEDPDDATVTDPLGDYLDSLERVGRLAPAEILPAHQYAFTDAPARVRELLDHHEDRLTGLLTLLATPLTPWQLATHMEWNRPWDQIPYGSRNIAVSEAEAHLRRLVKLGRAEAVTGSDPVTYVAV, encoded by the coding sequence CTGGCTCCGGTGCACGACCACGGCGGTGGCGTCCGCTCCCTACGGGTCCCCATCCCGGACAACCCGCTCGGCCACACCCTCGTGTACGTCGTCGACACCGACCGTGGACCGGTGCTGATCGACACCGGCTGGGACGACCCCGCCTCCTGGGACGCCCTGGCCGCCGGACTGACGGCCTGCGGCACCTCGGTCGCCGAGCTGCACGGGGTCGTCGTCACCCACCACCACCCCGACCACCACGGCCTCTCCGGCCAGGTGCGGGAGGCCTCCGGGGCGTGGGTGGCGATGCACGCGGCGGACGCGGCGATCGTGCGGCGGGCCCGCGAGACCCGCCCCGAGCGCTGGTACACGTACATGGCGGACAAGCTCACGACCGCCGGCGCCCCCGAGGAGCACATCGCTCCGCTGCGCACGCCTCCGGCCCGCCGCCGCCCCCTCCCCGGCCTCGCTCCCGCCCTGCCCGACCGCGAGATCGTCCCCGGCGAACTCCTCGCGCTGCCCGGCCGCCGTCTGCGCGCGATCTGGACGCCGGGCCACACCCCAGGCCACGTCTGCCTGCACCTGGAGGAGGAGCACCCGGCCCGGCTCCCGGGCCACGGACGCCTGTTCTCCGGCGACCACCTGCTCCCGGAGATCACCCCGCACATCGGCCTGTACGAGGACCCCGACGACGCCACCGTCACCGATCCGCTCGGCGACTACCTCGACTCCCTCGAACGCGTCGGCCGCCTCGCCCCCGCCGAGATCCTCCCGGCCCACCAGTACGCCTTCACCGACGCCCCCGCCCGGGTACGGGAACTGCTCGACCACCACGAGGACCGCCTCACCGGCCTCCTCACGCTCCTCGCCACTCCCCTCACCCCCTGGCAGCTCGCCACCCACATGGAGTGGAACCGCCCCTGGGACCAGATCCCCTACGGCTCGCGGAACATCGCCGTCTCGGAGGCGGAGGCCCACCTGCGCCGCCTGGTGAAACTGGGCCGGGCGGAGGCGGTGACGGGAAGCGACCCGGTGACGTACGTGGCGGTGTGA
- a CDS encoding nuclear transport factor 2 family protein has product MDPIEQLLAERACQRLLLGLVRRLDLGEQPASVAELFTEDGTWAWPERDRLVTGRDALRAHFGSRAADRRARRLMSDVHVEVTSPDTATATSYFTTFHVDHDRPTPGPPVGIGHYEDVLHRTPDGSWLLARRTLHLSSSSPAPLL; this is encoded by the coding sequence ATGGACCCGATCGAGCAACTCCTCGCCGAACGAGCCTGCCAGCGCCTGCTCCTCGGCCTCGTCCGCCGCCTGGACCTCGGCGAACAGCCCGCCTCCGTGGCCGAGCTGTTCACCGAGGACGGCACCTGGGCCTGGCCGGAGCGCGACCGGCTGGTCACGGGCCGCGACGCCCTGCGCGCCCACTTCGGCTCCCGCGCCGCCGACCGCCGCGCCCGCCGCCTGATGTCCGACGTCCACGTCGAGGTGACCTCCCCGGACACGGCGACGGCGACCTCGTACTTCACCACGTTCCACGTCGACCACGACCGCCCCACGCCGGGACCCCCCGTAGGGATCGGCCACTACGAGGACGTCCTGCACCGCACCCCCGACGGCTCCTGGCTCCTCGCCCGACGCACCCTGCACCTCTCCTCCAGCAGCCCGGCGCCTCTCCTCTAG
- a CDS encoding transglycosylase SLT domain-containing protein — protein MSVSVIRRIASPKKALTAVAVAAATAGMAMTAAPAHAATTVASASQAQAIAHKMIPDAAQYNAFANIVKHESGWDVDATNASSGAYGLVQALPGSKMASAGSDWKTNAATQIKWGLDYMNSRYGSPVGAWNFWQANNWY, from the coding sequence GTGTCCGTCTCCGTCATCCGCCGCATCGCTTCCCCGAAGAAGGCCCTCACCGCCGTCGCCGTGGCCGCCGCCACCGCCGGCATGGCCATGACCGCGGCGCCCGCCCACGCGGCCACCACCGTGGCCAGCGCCTCCCAGGCCCAGGCGATCGCGCACAAGATGATCCCGGACGCCGCGCAGTACAACGCCTTCGCCAACATCGTGAAGCACGAGAGCGGCTGGGACGTCGACGCCACCAACGCCTCCTCCGGCGCCTACGGCCTCGTCCAGGCCCTCCCGGGCTCCAAGATGGCCTCCGCGGGCTCCGACTGGAAGACCAACGCCGCCACCCAGATCAAGTGGGGTCTGGACTACATGAACTCCCGCTACGGCAGCCCGGTCGGCGCCTGGAACTTCTGGCAGGCCAACAACTGGTACTGA
- a CDS encoding YoaK family protein, whose protein sequence is MTTEPAAQDPEGAETRGVPLVPVLLGLTVVSGLIDAVSYLGLGHVFTANMTGNVVVLGFAAAGAAGFSVRHAATSLICFLAGAATGGRLSRRLGGGSRRRWARRTLAVEALLLAVSSAVAFAAPDDSPATVYSVIAVTAFAMGLRNAAVRKLSVPGLTTTTVVTMTLTGLASDSSMGEGTGSRSARRTAAVVAMFLGAALGAGLVIHHGIALPLLIAAAVSGVLAATASGRD, encoded by the coding sequence ATGACCACCGAGCCCGCCGCCCAGGACCCCGAGGGCGCCGAGACGCGCGGTGTCCCCCTGGTCCCCGTGCTCCTGGGCCTGACCGTGGTGAGCGGCCTGATCGACGCGGTCAGCTACCTCGGCCTCGGCCATGTCTTCACCGCGAACATGACCGGCAACGTCGTCGTCCTCGGCTTCGCCGCCGCAGGCGCCGCCGGCTTCTCCGTCCGGCACGCCGCGACCTCGCTGATCTGCTTCCTGGCGGGCGCGGCGACGGGCGGTCGCCTCAGTCGCCGACTGGGCGGCGGCTCGCGGCGCAGGTGGGCGCGGCGGACCCTGGCCGTCGAGGCGCTCCTGCTGGCCGTCTCGTCCGCCGTGGCCTTCGCCGCCCCGGACGACTCTCCCGCCACGGTGTACTCCGTGATCGCCGTCACCGCCTTCGCGATGGGCCTGCGCAACGCGGCCGTCCGCAAACTGAGCGTGCCCGGCCTCACCACGACCACCGTCGTGACCATGACCCTGACCGGCCTGGCCTCCGACTCCTCCATGGGCGAGGGAACGGGCAGCCGCTCAGCACGCCGTACAGCGGCCGTGGTCGCGATGTTCCTGGGCGCGGCCCTGGGCGCCGGGCTGGTGATCCACCACGGCATCGCGCTCCCGCTGCTGATCGCGGCCGCGGTGTCGGGAGTCCTGGCGGCGACGGCGTCCGGGCGGGACTGA
- a CDS encoding cytochrome P450 has translation MPCPALPDGFDFTDPDLLQHHVPLPEFAELRAAEPVRWIPQSGNVAGFQDEGYWAVTRHADVRYVSTHPEIFSSTLNTAIIRFNEHIERDSIDAQRLILLNMDPPEHTRVRQIVQRGFTPRSIRALEERLRARAAAIVAAAREHSGPFDFVTSVACELPLQAIAELIGIPQDDRTKIFEWSNKMIAYDDPEYAITEEVGQQSAAELISYAMNMAAERKRCPAHDIVSTLVAAEDEGNLNSDEFGFFVLMLSVAGNETTRNAITHGMHAFLTHPEQWELYKRERPSTAAEEIVRWATPVVAFQRTATQDTELGGKLIKKGDRVGIFYASANHDPEVFDRADDFDVTRDPNPHLGFGGGGPHFCLGKSLAVLEINLIFNAVADAMPGLRLVGDPRRLRSAWINGVKELQVSTE, from the coding sequence ATGCCCTGTCCAGCGCTTCCCGACGGGTTCGACTTCACCGACCCCGACCTGCTGCAACACCATGTGCCCCTACCCGAGTTCGCCGAGCTGCGCGCCGCCGAACCGGTCCGCTGGATCCCCCAGTCGGGCAATGTCGCCGGCTTCCAGGACGAGGGCTACTGGGCGGTGACCCGGCACGCCGACGTCCGGTACGTCTCCACCCACCCCGAGATCTTCTCCTCCACCCTCAACACCGCCATCATCCGCTTCAACGAGCACATCGAGCGTGACTCGATCGACGCTCAGCGGCTGATTCTGCTGAACATGGATCCGCCCGAGCACACCCGGGTGCGGCAGATCGTGCAGCGCGGGTTCACGCCTCGGTCCATACGGGCGCTGGAGGAGCGGCTGCGGGCGCGTGCCGCCGCCATCGTCGCCGCCGCCCGCGAGCACTCCGGACCCTTCGACTTCGTCACGTCCGTCGCCTGCGAACTGCCCCTGCAGGCCATCGCCGAGCTCATCGGCATCCCCCAGGACGACCGGACCAAGATCTTCGAGTGGTCCAACAAGATGATCGCCTACGACGACCCCGAGTACGCCATCACCGAGGAGGTCGGACAGCAGTCCGCCGCCGAGCTCATCTCGTACGCCATGAACATGGCCGCCGAGCGGAAGCGCTGCCCGGCCCACGACATCGTCTCGACGCTCGTGGCCGCCGAGGACGAGGGGAATCTCAACTCCGACGAGTTCGGGTTCTTCGTGCTGATGCTGTCCGTCGCGGGGAACGAGACCACCCGCAACGCCATCACCCACGGCATGCACGCCTTCCTCACCCATCCCGAGCAGTGGGAGCTGTACAAGAGGGAGCGGCCCTCGACCGCCGCCGAGGAGATCGTGCGATGGGCCACCCCCGTCGTCGCCTTCCAGCGGACCGCCACCCAGGACACCGAGCTCGGCGGGAAGCTGATCAAGAAGGGGGACCGGGTCGGGATCTTCTACGCCTCCGCCAACCACGACCCCGAGGTGTTCGACCGCGCCGACGACTTCGACGTGACGCGCGATCCCAACCCCCACCTCGGGTTCGGCGGCGGCGGGCCCCACTTCTGCCTGGGCAAGTCGCTGGCCGTGCTGGAGATCAACCTCATCTTCAACGCCGTCGCCGACGCCATGCCGGGGCTCCGGCTCGTCGGGGATCCCCGGCGGCTGCGGTCCGCCTGGATCAACGGGGTGAAGGAGTTGCAGGTCAGCACGGAGTGA
- a CDS encoding steroid 3-ketoacyl-CoA thiolase, with amino-acid sequence MAAEPVIVEAVRTPIGKRGGALANLHPAYLLGETYRELLGRTGIPADAVEQIVGGTVTHAGEQSMNPARTAWLTMGLPYETAATTVDCQCGSSQQASHMTANMIAAGVIDVGISCGVEAMSRVPLGSGSKHGPGKPFPEEWNVDLPNQFEAAERIARNRGLTREDVDALGLLSQSRAEAAWSEERFKKETFAVQVPTTEEEQASGQGMWRLVDKDEGLRDTSAEALARLKPVMPTAIHTAGNSSQISDGAAAIMWASKRMARALKLKPRARIVAQALVGANPHYHLDGPIDATRAVLGKAGMSLKDVDLIEINEAFASVVLSWAKVFETDLSKVNVNGGAIALGHPVGATGARLITTALHELERTDKEFALITMCAGGALATGTIIQRL; translated from the coding sequence ATGGCCGCCGAACCCGTGATCGTGGAAGCAGTCCGCACCCCCATCGGCAAGCGCGGCGGCGCGCTGGCCAATCTGCACCCCGCCTACCTCCTGGGCGAGACCTACCGCGAACTCCTGGGCCGCACCGGCATCCCCGCCGACGCGGTCGAGCAAATCGTCGGCGGCACGGTGACCCATGCCGGCGAACAGTCGATGAACCCGGCCCGCACAGCCTGGCTGACGATGGGCCTCCCCTACGAGACGGCCGCGACGACGGTCGACTGCCAGTGCGGCTCCTCGCAGCAGGCGTCGCACATGACGGCGAACATGATCGCGGCGGGCGTCATCGACGTCGGCATCAGCTGCGGCGTCGAGGCGATGTCCCGCGTCCCCCTGGGCTCGGGCTCGAAGCACGGCCCCGGAAAACCGTTCCCGGAGGAGTGGAACGTAGACCTGCCGAACCAGTTCGAGGCAGCGGAACGCATAGCCCGCAACCGAGGCCTGACGAGGGAGGACGTGGACGCCCTCGGCCTGCTGTCCCAATCCCGGGCGGAGGCGGCCTGGTCGGAGGAACGCTTCAAGAAGGAGACCTTCGCGGTCCAGGTCCCCACGACCGAGGAGGAACAGGCGTCGGGCCAGGGCATGTGGCGCCTGGTCGACAAGGACGAGGGCCTACGGGACACGTCGGCGGAGGCGCTGGCACGACTGAAGCCGGTCATGCCGACGGCGATCCACACGGCCGGCAACTCGTCCCAGATCAGCGACGGCGCGGCGGCGATCATGTGGGCGTCGAAGCGGATGGCGCGGGCGCTGAAGCTGAAGCCGAGGGCGAGGATCGTCGCCCAGGCCCTGGTCGGCGCGAACCCGCACTACCACCTGGACGGCCCGATCGACGCCACACGGGCGGTGCTGGGCAAGGCGGGCATGTCGTTGAAGGACGTCGACCTGATCGAGATCAACGAGGCCTTCGCGTCCGTGGTGCTGTCCTGGGCGAAGGTCTTCGAGACGGACCTGTCCAAGGTCAACGTCAACGGCGGCGCCATCGCCCTCGGCCACCCGGTAGGAGCGACGGGCGCCCGCCTGATCACGACGGCCCTTCACGAACTGGAGCGCACGGACAAGGAGTTCGCGCTGATCACGATGTGCGCGGGCGGAGCCCTGGCGACCGGGACGATCATTCAGCGGCTGTAG
- a CDS encoding bifunctional glycosyltransferase 87/phosphatase PAP2 family protein, giving the protein MANAEHSGRTAEAFGPAAAGTARARLRAARLGLWLVAAVLAVRQVAVVLRTPRGERLTDLETWVGPDGVLHVNGSLYDSTRFTGTPFGGLVLKPLTRAAEQALGWGWTFGTLLLVAVLGLVVARALPQPVSRRTALLAAPVAISLLMLSLPVRNTLWLGQTSIIPVLLVLLGCFAVRDWRAAGVLIGLAAALQPTVLLFAALLWFTGRRRAAAATGATFAAGTALAWAAMPHDSYIYWVHHMAGVGLGGKADALANQSLHGALLRLGLSGPLEIGLFLTLGAAVAVLGVRRAVRYARDGQLLLAVALTGCAAIAVSPTTWQHQLLWVLLAVVGRVGKRASDRNVWPVAVVLVMTLPAKMMLPNMAALYPLRDNAVLLAAIAAATVVPFLPRTSPHYRAPIPTQYAQPVPTRWKHVPLLPFLKRVLTRPNLLLELLLIRVTYAAYQQVRLAATGGTNSGGRARAEAHGRQILDIERFLHIDIEHWANHAVVKVEWLRDFFDFYYESFHFVVPLSVLAILYWRRPVDYRWARSTLGFATLLALVGFWLYPLAPPRLLPGLGVIDTVHGVQDFSKPDYGTLTALTNQYAAMPSLHFGWSLWCGLVIAIVAPKWWMKALGLLHPLFTVSAIVATGNHWVLDAAGGAAVVAGGFGLAYLLMGPRARLTTETDPAAEAEQTPTPSTPSEPPYSLGTANRS; this is encoded by the coding sequence GTGGCGAATGCGGAGCACAGCGGGCGAACGGCGGAGGCCTTCGGGCCGGCGGCGGCCGGTACGGCGAGGGCGCGGCTGCGCGCGGCACGCCTCGGTCTCTGGCTGGTCGCGGCGGTCCTCGCCGTCCGCCAGGTGGCCGTCGTCCTTCGCACCCCGCGCGGAGAACGGCTGACGGACCTGGAGACCTGGGTCGGACCGGACGGCGTGCTGCACGTCAACGGTTCGCTCTACGACTCCACCCGCTTCACGGGCACCCCCTTCGGCGGGCTCGTCCTCAAACCCCTGACCCGGGCCGCGGAACAGGCCCTCGGCTGGGGCTGGACCTTCGGCACCCTGCTGCTGGTCGCCGTCCTGGGCCTGGTCGTCGCGCGCGCCCTGCCCCAGCCCGTGAGCAGACGTACGGCCCTGCTCGCCGCGCCCGTCGCGATCAGCCTGCTCATGCTGTCGCTGCCGGTCCGCAACACCCTCTGGCTCGGCCAGACCAGCATCATCCCGGTGCTGCTCGTGCTCCTCGGCTGCTTCGCCGTACGGGACTGGCGGGCGGCCGGCGTTCTGATCGGCCTGGCCGCCGCCCTGCAGCCCACGGTGCTGCTCTTCGCGGCCCTCCTGTGGTTCACCGGCCGCCGCCGGGCGGCGGCGGCCACCGGCGCGACGTTCGCCGCGGGCACCGCGCTCGCCTGGGCGGCGATGCCGCACGACTCGTACATCTACTGGGTGCACCACATGGCGGGCGTGGGCCTCGGCGGCAAGGCGGACGCCCTCGCCAACCAGTCGCTGCACGGCGCGCTGCTGCGTCTCGGCCTCTCCGGCCCGCTGGAGATCGGCCTGTTCCTGACCCTCGGGGCGGCCGTCGCCGTCCTCGGCGTCCGCCGGGCCGTGCGCTACGCCCGCGACGGCCAGCTGCTCCTCGCGGTCGCCCTGACCGGCTGCGCGGCGATCGCCGTCTCCCCGACGACCTGGCAGCACCAGCTGCTCTGGGTCCTGCTGGCGGTCGTCGGCCGGGTCGGCAAGCGCGCCTCGGACCGCAACGTCTGGCCGGTAGCCGTCGTCCTGGTGATGACCCTCCCGGCGAAGATGATGCTGCCGAACATGGCGGCCCTCTACCCGCTGCGCGACAACGCCGTGCTGCTGGCCGCCATCGCCGCCGCGACGGTCGTACCGTTCCTGCCGCGCACCTCGCCGCACTACCGCGCGCCGATCCCCACGCAGTACGCGCAGCCGGTGCCGACGCGCTGGAAGCACGTACCGCTGCTGCCGTTCCTCAAGCGCGTCCTCACCCGACCGAACCTGCTCCTGGAACTCCTCCTCATCCGGGTCACCTACGCCGCCTACCAGCAGGTCAGGCTCGCGGCGACCGGCGGCACGAACTCCGGCGGCCGGGCGCGGGCGGAGGCCCACGGCCGACAGATCCTCGACATCGAACGCTTCCTGCACATCGACATCGAGCACTGGGCCAACCACGCGGTCGTCAAGGTCGAGTGGCTGCGCGACTTCTTCGACTTCTACTACGAGTCGTTCCACTTCGTGGTCCCGCTGTCGGTGCTGGCGATCCTCTACTGGCGCCGCCCGGTCGACTACCGCTGGGCCCGCTCGACCCTGGGCTTCGCGACCCTGCTGGCCCTGGTCGGCTTCTGGCTCTACCCGCTGGCCCCGCCGCGCCTGCTCCCCGGCCTCGGCGTCATCGACACGGTCCACGGCGTCCAGGACTTCTCCAAGCCGGACTACGGCACCCTGACCGCCCTGACCAACCAGTACGCGGCGATGCCGTCCCTCCACTTCGGCTGGTCCCTGTGGTGCGGGCTGGTCATCGCGATCGTCGCGCCGAAGTGGTGGATGAAGGCCCTGGGCCTCCTCCACCCCCTCTTCACGGTCTCCGCGATCGTGGCCACCGGCAACCACTGGGTGCTGGACGCGGCCGGCGGCGCGGCGGTCGTGGCGGGCGGCTTCGGCCTCGCGTACCTGCTGATGGGCCCGAGGGCACGCCTGACGACGGAGACGGACCCGGCTGCGGAGGCCGAACAGACGCCGACTCCCTCCACTCCCTCGGAACCGCCCTACTCCCTCGGAACCGCCAACCGCTCCTGA